One window of the Chryseobacterium sp. CY350 genome contains the following:
- a CDS encoding TonB-dependent receptor, with amino-acid sequence MKKKSILLLTGIATFYFNNTYAQETVQDSTRTASIDQVVITGNSRPKTKIESSTAISTFTAKEIQKQNPISAAALLQRVPGFAVETSGGEVGNNLFARGIPSAGAYEFTQVQEDGLPVFEDGALQFANADNFFRVDNTTGRLEALRGGSGSIFATNSPGGLINFISKEGTNDFKGTAKLETSTYGLMRTDVNLGGALIQDKLFFNVGGFYRTDDGIRKTDFKANQGGQIRMNLKYVFDKGYAKVYYKKLDDRNTFYLPIPLVRNGNDISEFSGFDANYGTYSYRNISQLNIPQAGGGFFSRNLEDGIHPKVDVVGAEFKYDLGNNITVLNKTRYTNIDLSYTGIFPAGGPTSAADFAKKKGITGNTFQYSLVSNAQNVNPQFVQELGFWAIDKKMNNFVNDLQFNYKFDKGNVTAGFYKSNWKSQQNWNWSNILTTATDKPELLNLVDNSLLPTSTGYSKTYNGVTALSFLQRDSQVQGSLNDLYANLDLNVTDNLNLNAGIRYSRDFYKGYSVNTTSGNLNNSGLTTDGTHSFLTTTADDNMSVLGNQYSYWKYDIDKISYTLAANYKINSNNAVYGRFSHGFRSPNEEAYYNYFTTTNPDQPLKAVTTNQVEVGYKYYTRNFDIGVIPFYSTLKNLSFTDVFSDGSSENTFADTKNMGVEIEGFARFFNNLVELNFNGTIQDPKYTGLAGNSTLEDNTVRRMPKLYFNISPAVNITKEWRTYVSLNYYGKRFQDQTNQDTLPSFSEVGAGMSYQLGKIRFAVDATNVFNTIGITEGDPRSPSVQSAGNSTIMARPIMGAAARASITLDF; translated from the coding sequence ATGAAAAAAAAATCTATTCTGTTGCTTACAGGTATTGCAACATTCTACTTTAACAACACCTACGCGCAGGAAACTGTTCAGGATTCTACCAGAACAGCATCCATCGATCAGGTAGTTATTACAGGGAATTCCCGACCGAAAACAAAAATTGAATCAAGTACCGCAATTTCAACTTTTACAGCAAAAGAAATTCAGAAACAAAACCCGATAAGCGCTGCTGCATTATTGCAGAGAGTTCCCGGTTTTGCTGTCGAAACTTCTGGTGGTGAAGTAGGTAACAACCTTTTCGCAAGAGGAATTCCTTCTGCGGGGGCATACGAATTTACTCAGGTTCAGGAAGATGGTTTACCGGTTTTTGAAGACGGCGCACTGCAATTTGCCAATGCAGATAATTTTTTCAGAGTAGATAATACAACGGGAAGATTAGAAGCTTTAAGAGGAGGATCGGGTTCTATTTTTGCAACCAATTCGCCTGGAGGTTTAATCAACTTTATTTCTAAAGAAGGAACAAACGACTTTAAAGGAACGGCAAAATTAGAAACCAGTACTTATGGTTTGATGCGTACTGATGTGAACCTTGGCGGCGCATTAATTCAGGATAAATTATTCTTCAACGTAGGAGGTTTTTACAGAACGGATGACGGTATCAGAAAAACTGATTTCAAAGCCAATCAGGGTGGACAAATCAGGATGAATCTGAAATATGTCTTCGATAAAGGATATGCTAAAGTTTACTACAAGAAACTGGACGATAGAAATACATTCTATTTGCCAATTCCATTGGTAAGAAACGGGAATGATATTTCAGAATTTTCGGGGTTCGATGCCAATTACGGTACGTACAGCTACAGAAATATCAGTCAGCTTAACATTCCACAAGCTGGAGGAGGATTTTTCAGCAGAAATCTGGAAGACGGAATTCATCCAAAAGTTGATGTAGTAGGAGCAGAATTTAAATATGATCTTGGAAATAACATTACCGTTTTAAACAAAACAAGATACACGAATATTGATCTGAGCTATACCGGAATTTTCCCTGCAGGCGGACCAACTTCTGCGGCAGATTTTGCCAAGAAAAAAGGAATCACTGGCAACACTTTCCAATATTCTCTGGTAAGTAACGCGCAAAATGTAAATCCTCAGTTTGTTCAGGAATTAGGTTTTTGGGCAATTGATAAAAAGATGAATAACTTCGTCAACGATTTACAGTTTAATTATAAATTTGATAAAGGAAATGTTACCGCAGGTTTCTATAAATCTAATTGGAAATCGCAACAAAACTGGAACTGGAGCAATATTCTTACAACGGCGACCGATAAACCGGAATTGCTGAATCTTGTAGACAACTCTTTATTACCAACTTCAACAGGGTATTCTAAAACATACAATGGTGTTACGGCTTTATCGTTTTTACAGAGAGATTCTCAGGTTCAGGGTAGTCTGAATGATCTGTATGCAAATTTAGATTTAAATGTAACAGATAATTTAAACCTTAATGCGGGAATCCGTTACAGCAGAGATTTCTACAAAGGATATTCTGTAAATACAACAAGCGGAAACCTTAATAATTCGGGTTTGACGACTGACGGTACTCACAGTTTTCTTACCACAACGGCAGATGATAACATGAGTGTTTTGGGCAATCAATATTCTTACTGGAAATACGACATCGATAAAATTTCTTACACTTTAGCTGCGAATTATAAGATTAATTCTAACAATGCAGTTTACGGTCGTTTCTCTCATGGTTTCAGATCTCCAAACGAGGAAGCGTATTACAATTATTTCACGACAACAAATCCTGATCAGCCACTGAAAGCGGTTACTACAAATCAGGTAGAAGTAGGTTACAAATATTACACTCGTAATTTTGATATCGGAGTAATTCCTTTTTATTCTACACTTAAAAACTTATCATTTACAGATGTTTTCTCAGACGGAAGTTCAGAAAATACATTTGCCGATACCAAAAATATGGGTGTTGAGATTGAAGGTTTTGCACGTTTTTTCAACAATTTAGTTGAATTAAACTTCAATGGAACAATTCAGGATCCTAAATATACAGGACTTGCAGGAAACAGTACTTTGGAAGACAACACAGTAAGAAGAATGCCGAAACTGTACTTCAATATTTCTCCTGCTGTAAATATTACAAAAGAATGGAGAACGTATGTGAGCTTAAATTATTACGGAAAACGTTTCCAAGATCAGACCAATCAGGATACTTTACCTTCATTCAGTGAAGTGGGAGCGGGAATGTCTTATCAGTTAGGAAAAATACGTTTTGCTGTTGATGCTACAAATGTGTTTAATACGATCGGTATTACAGAAGGAGATCCAAGATCACCATCAGTACAGTCTGCAGGAAATTCAACAATTATGGCAAGACCAATCATGGGTGCTGCAGCGAGAGCTTCAATTACGTTAGATTTCTAA
- a CDS encoding trehalase family glycosidase: MSPQLYIKDIESLFDDVQRSKIFEDQKTMTDAVPLFPVSEINEKYEKEKNAAGFNLKSFVVSNFDFLGTKITIERADQLPIDHHIEKLWDELTRTATDEKGTLLKLPKPYIVPGGRFNEFFYWDSYYVMLGLQVSKRFGMMENIVENCSYLIQKFGFVPNASRTHFLSRSQPPYFSLMLDLLFESTNDGEIYIKYYESLEKEYKFWMDGEEGLENDSAFKRVVKTQEGAILNRYCDEENTPRPESYLIDIEDAEKALGSEFYRNVRAACESGWDFSSRWFADGNTIQSIETLDIAQVDLNCLLWHLEKTLAQAAELKNLSEKKEYYTQRAENRKKAIDQYFWDADGKIYRDYHIKNHMQTSSESIATLYPVFLKLANLGQAKAVIETIEDKFLYQGGLVTTTKNSGQQWDLPNAWAPYQWLGFVSSKNYGFDDLANKIKNNWCSNVERVYNNTGKLMEKYNALDTENIAGGGEYPNQDGFGWTNGVYLKLKQN, translated from the coding sequence ATGAGTCCTCAACTATATATAAAAGATATTGAGTCTCTGTTTGATGATGTCCAAAGATCAAAAATCTTTGAAGATCAGAAAACAATGACAGATGCCGTTCCTTTATTTCCTGTTTCGGAAATCAATGAAAAATATGAAAAAGAAAAAAATGCTGCAGGTTTTAATCTGAAATCTTTTGTTGTTTCAAATTTCGATTTTTTGGGAACTAAAATTACCATTGAAAGAGCAGATCAGTTACCAATTGATCACCATATTGAGAAACTGTGGGACGAATTAACTAGAACCGCTACCGATGAAAAAGGAACACTTCTGAAACTCCCGAAACCATATATTGTTCCCGGAGGAAGATTTAATGAATTTTTTTATTGGGACAGTTATTACGTAATGTTGGGATTGCAAGTTTCCAAAAGATTTGGAATGATGGAAAACATCGTTGAAAATTGCTCATATCTAATTCAGAAATTCGGATTTGTTCCTAATGCAAGCCGAACGCATTTTCTGAGCCGCTCACAACCACCCTACTTTTCGCTAATGCTTGATTTGCTCTTTGAAAGCACAAATGATGGAGAAATCTACATTAAGTATTACGAAAGTCTTGAAAAGGAATATAAGTTTTGGATGGATGGCGAAGAAGGCTTGGAAAATGATTCTGCCTTTAAAAGGGTTGTTAAAACTCAGGAAGGAGCAATTCTAAACAGATATTGTGATGAAGAAAATACACCTCGTCCTGAAAGTTATTTAATTGATATTGAAGATGCTGAAAAAGCTTTAGGAAGCGAGTTTTACCGAAATGTAAGAGCTGCCTGCGAATCTGGCTGGGATTTTTCAAGCCGATGGTTTGCCGATGGAAATACAATTCAGTCCATTGAAACTTTAGATATTGCTCAGGTAGATCTTAACTGTCTTTTGTGGCATTTAGAAAAAACTTTAGCTCAGGCTGCCGAGCTCAAAAATCTTTCAGAAAAAAAGGAATATTATACTCAGCGAGCTGAAAACAGGAAAAAGGCAATCGATCAATATTTTTGGGATGCAGATGGGAAAATCTATAGAGATTATCATATAAAAAATCACATGCAAACCTCATCAGAAAGCATAGCAACGCTTTATCCTGTGTTTTTAAAGTTGGCAAATTTAGGACAGGCAAAAGCGGTGATAGAAACCATTGAAGATAAATTTCTTTATCAGGGAGGATTGGTTACTACGACCAAAAATTCTGGACAGCAATGGGATCTTCCAAATGCATGGGCTCCTTATCAATGGTTAGGATTTGTTTCATCAAAAAATTATGGATTTGATGATCTGGCGAATAAAATTAAAAATAACTGGTGCTCAAATGTAGAAAGAGTCTACAATAACACTGGAAAACTTATGGAAAAATATAACGCTCTGGACACAGAAAACATCGCTGGTGGAGGAGAATATCCCAATCAGGACGGTTTTGGCTGGACCAACGGTGTCTATTTAAAATTAAAACAAAACTAA
- a CDS encoding MFS transporter, whose translation MKNFNIKAALFLNYFVFAILLNSVGTVILQMQQNFGISKSQASILEGFKDLPIAICSFLLASFLPKIGIKNSMLIALFLVSCMCFVMPFANEFWFFKLLFAIVGISFALIKISVFTSIGLVTETDKEHSSFMGFLEGFFMIGVLMGNVLFSLFMDDNNPKSTYWLNAYWVLGGLSVLSFLFLFFSKLNENEAKSEQTSLLGDLKNSISLFSYKKVLFFLLCAFLFVLVEQSFQTWTPTFYKEILKVPTSMSIQAGAVLAGAFALGRFLSGFFSKKISWIYVVSFCVVGFAISILLVLPLTHNVVIGTNTNWLNAPLVVYLFPLMGGLLAPIYPSINSVILASIPKYLHSAMAGLIVVFSAIGGTIGSIITGFVFQEFSGQQAFYLSLIPLTLLIVSAIIMNKLKINPKK comes from the coding sequence ATGAAAAATTTCAATATAAAGGCAGCTTTGTTTTTAAATTATTTCGTCTTTGCCATTCTGCTCAATTCTGTTGGTACAGTGATTTTGCAGATGCAGCAAAACTTCGGAATCTCAAAATCTCAGGCTAGTATTTTGGAAGGTTTTAAAGATCTTCCGATCGCAATATGCTCATTTTTACTGGCATCTTTTTTACCAAAAATAGGAATCAAAAACTCAATGCTTATCGCACTTTTTTTGGTAAGCTGCATGTGTTTTGTAATGCCTTTTGCCAATGAGTTTTGGTTTTTCAAATTGTTATTTGCTATCGTCGGGATTTCTTTCGCTTTAATTAAAATTTCAGTTTTTACATCGATCGGTTTGGTGACAGAAACCGATAAAGAGCATTCCAGTTTTATGGGATTTCTTGAGGGTTTTTTCATGATCGGAGTTTTGATGGGAAACGTACTTTTCAGTCTTTTTATGGATGATAATAATCCTAAATCTACATATTGGTTAAATGCATACTGGGTTTTGGGAGGTCTTTCGGTTCTGTCTTTTCTGTTTCTTTTCTTTTCCAAATTGAATGAAAATGAAGCTAAAAGCGAACAGACAAGCTTGCTTGGAGATCTTAAAAACAGCATCAGTTTATTCAGTTATAAAAAAGTTTTGTTTTTTTTACTGTGTGCTTTCCTATTTGTTTTGGTCGAACAAAGTTTCCAGACCTGGACGCCGACTTTCTATAAAGAAATTTTGAAAGTTCCGACTTCTATGAGCATTCAGGCGGGCGCGGTTTTGGCGGGAGCATTTGCTTTAGGAAGATTTTTATCGGGCTTTTTCTCAAAAAAAATCAGTTGGATCTATGTTGTTTCTTTCTGTGTTGTTGGTTTTGCGATAAGTATTTTACTGGTTTTACCATTAACGCACAATGTTGTCATCGGAACCAATACAAACTGGCTGAATGCGCCGCTGGTTGTTTATTTATTTCCTTTGATGGGAGGTTTGTTGGCGCCCATTTATCCAAGTATCAATTCTGTGATTCTGGCTTCAATTCCTAAATACTTACATAGCGCAATGGCAGGATTAATAGTGGTTTTCTCTGCAATCGGCGGAACAATAGGGTCAATTATTACAGGTTTTGTATTTCAGGAATTTAGCGGACAACAGGCTTTTTATCTGTCTTTGATTCCTTTGACTTTGCTTATAGTTTCGGCAATAATCATGAATAAATTAAAAATAAATCCTAAAAAATAA
- a CDS encoding AraC family transcriptional regulator: protein MKVTFERVITDEKSSFRTIHNTAPISEFKWEYHYHPEIELVCVVSGSGTRHVGYHKSNYTNGDLVLIGSNIPHSGFGLNSIDPHEEIVLQFNENILQFPEQESEARSIKSLLELSKFGILYSTEIKTKLLPKLKQMLKSEGYKRYLLLLEILFELSKCEKYELLNQEIMPYTIIAKNKTRLQNIFTYVEHNYDKYIDIEDVARLANLTLPAFCNFFKKATQITFTEFVNRYRINKACLLMTQDKTISECSYSCGFNNVTYFNRMFKKYTEKTPSEFIKNYSHNKVNVELKVEANIKATFLE from the coding sequence ATGAAAGTAACTTTTGAAAGAGTAATTACCGATGAGAAGAGTTCTTTTCGCACAATTCACAATACGGCACCAATTTCAGAATTCAAATGGGAGTATCATTATCATCCGGAAATTGAACTCGTCTGCGTTGTTTCGGGGAGCGGAACCCGTCACGTAGGTTATCATAAAAGCAATTACACAAATGGAGATTTGGTATTAATTGGTTCAAATATTCCGCATTCGGGTTTTGGTTTAAACTCTATTGATCCGCATGAAGAAATCGTTTTGCAGTTTAACGAAAATATTTTGCAGTTTCCGGAGCAGGAATCTGAAGCAAGGTCAATCAAAAGTCTTTTGGAATTATCAAAATTCGGAATACTTTATAGTACAGAAATAAAGACAAAACTACTTCCAAAGCTAAAACAAATGTTGAAATCTGAAGGTTACAAGCGGTATCTTTTGCTGCTGGAAATCCTTTTTGAGCTTTCAAAATGTGAAAAATATGAGCTTCTCAATCAGGAAATCATGCCTTACACCATCATCGCAAAAAATAAGACAAGATTACAAAATATTTTCACATATGTAGAACACAATTATGATAAATATATTGATATTGAAGATGTTGCCAGATTAGCAAATCTCACTTTACCGGCATTTTGTAATTTTTTTAAAAAGGCGACGCAGATTACTTTTACTGAATTTGTAAATCGCTACAGGATCAATAAAGCCTGTCTTCTAATGACGCAGGATAAAACGATTTCCGAATGCAGCTACAGTTGTGGCTTTAATAATGTAACTTATTTCAACAGAATGTTTAAAAAATACACAGAAAAAACACCTTCTGAGTTCATTAAAAACTACTCTCACAATAAAGTAAATGTTGAATTAAAAGTTGAAGCTAATATTAAAGCTACATTTTTAGAATAA
- a CDS encoding thioredoxin family protein, with amino-acid sequence MNTPSNMLALGTKAPFFELPNPSTGNEIQSLDDLKGEKGTLVIFICNHCPFVLHVIDKLTELYEDYNEAGIEFIAINSNDVEKYPADSPEKMIEFQMERNFDFPYLYDESQAIAKAYDAACTPDFFFFDDKLDLIYRGQMDDSRPGNHKEVTGEDLIIAFENLLIGEPQEEIQRPSMGCNIKWK; translated from the coding sequence ATGAATACACCTTCAAATATGCTGGCATTAGGTACAAAAGCACCATTTTTCGAACTTCCGAATCCTTCTACAGGAAATGAAATTCAGTCACTTGATGATTTGAAAGGTGAAAAAGGAACTTTGGTAATTTTTATATGCAACCATTGTCCGTTTGTACTTCATGTTATCGATAAACTGACAGAATTGTATGAAGATTATAATGAAGCCGGGATTGAATTTATCGCAATAAATTCTAATGATGTTGAGAAATATCCGGCAGATTCTCCGGAGAAAATGATTGAGTTCCAAATGGAGAGAAATTTCGATTTTCCTTATTTATATGACGAAAGTCAGGCAATTGCAAAAGCATATGATGCTGCCTGCACTCCAGATTTCTTTTTCTTTGATGACAAGCTAGACCTTATCTACAGAGGTCAGATGGATGATTCTAGACCGGGAAATCATAAAGAAGTTACTGGTGAAGATTTAATTATTGCTTTCGAAAATCTTTTAATTGGTGAGCCACAGGAAGAAATTCAACGTCCGAGTATGGGTTGTAATATTAAATGGAAATAA
- a CDS encoding TetR/AcrR family transcriptional regulator: protein MGLHERRQREKESIRANILQAAFTLAKTDGWASLSIRKIADAIEYSAPVVYDHFENKEAILYEISINGFHCLQIELLKAQKKHETPEDQLTAIVDAYWNFAFKNKEYYQLMFGLGMQCSGKGLMKEEFSSFQDMIYDCTFEIIKKKGSNPDNACHSSHALFSAVHGLISIMMMRNDDIPSTMNKTTLDETVSAFIKSL from the coding sequence ATGGGTTTACATGAACGTCGCCAAAGAGAAAAAGAATCTATCCGAGCAAATATTTTGCAGGCTGCATTCACTTTGGCTAAAACTGACGGTTGGGCTTCGCTTTCTATTCGTAAAATTGCAGATGCAATTGAATACAGCGCGCCTGTAGTTTATGATCATTTCGAAAACAAAGAGGCGATTCTGTATGAAATCTCAATCAATGGTTTTCACTGTTTACAAATAGAATTACTAAAAGCTCAGAAAAAACACGAAACTCCTGAAGATCAATTGACAGCAATTGTAGATGCTTACTGGAATTTCGCTTTTAAAAACAAAGAATATTACCAGTTGATGTTTGGTCTGGGAATGCAGTGCAGCGGAAAAGGTTTAATGAAAGAAGAGTTTTCATCTTTTCAGGATATGATTTACGACTGTACTTTTGAAATTATTAAGAAAAAAGGATCAAATCCCGATAATGCATGTCACTCTTCTCACGCTTTGTTTTCTGCAGTTCATGGATTGATCTCAATTATGATGATGAGAAATGATGACATCCCTTCTACAATGAATAAAACAACTTTGGACGAAACAGTTTCGGCTTTTATTAAATCTTTGTAA
- a CDS encoding efflux RND transporter periplasmic adaptor subunit produces the protein MKITVKTKMIVLISSIILLQSCTKAAESTNAAPPAPQLPVFTVTSAPATIYQEFPTALEGKNNVEIRSQVDGYLDRIYVEEGAYVRAGQALFKIDSRAYGEQMNMANANLQVANANIQKAKVEVDRLQPLVAAKVVSDVQLRTAKANYAAAVAAGSQAKASVGGARINVGFTTITAPVSGYIGRIPYKKGSLISRTDANPLTMLSDISEIYAYFSLSELDFIGFQKKYPGATLNEKLKNMPMVELVIADNSTYPEKGKMSIVDGQFDKTTGAISVRAVFPNANGALRTGNTGRVRMPQLFANTLVIPQESTFEIQDKVYVYVVGKDKKVTSKPVTISGKTDSYYFISEGLATGDKIVYTGIGALKDGVTIQPKAISSDSLLRARPL, from the coding sequence ATGAAAATAACTGTAAAAACAAAGATGATTGTACTTATATCAAGTATAATTCTTTTACAAAGTTGTACTAAAGCTGCAGAAAGCACAAACGCAGCACCGCCTGCACCACAATTACCCGTATTTACCGTAACATCAGCACCGGCAACTATCTATCAAGAGTTCCCAACTGCTTTAGAAGGGAAAAACAATGTAGAAATCCGTTCACAGGTTGACGGATATTTAGATAGAATTTATGTAGAAGAAGGCGCTTACGTAAGAGCCGGACAAGCATTATTTAAAATAGATTCAAGAGCTTACGGAGAACAAATGAATATGGCCAACGCCAATTTACAGGTTGCCAATGCCAATATTCAGAAAGCTAAAGTGGAAGTTGACAGACTTCAGCCGCTGGTTGCCGCAAAAGTAGTTTCTGATGTACAGTTGAGAACTGCAAAAGCCAATTATGCAGCAGCAGTTGCAGCAGGATCACAGGCAAAAGCTTCAGTTGGTGGAGCCAGAATCAACGTAGGATTTACAACAATTACAGCACCCGTAAGCGGTTACATCGGAAGAATTCCTTATAAAAAAGGAAGCCTGATTTCAAGAACAGATGCCAATCCCTTGACCATGTTATCTGACATCAGCGAAATTTATGCATATTTCTCTCTAAGCGAACTTGATTTTATCGGTTTCCAGAAAAAATATCCCGGAGCAACGCTGAATGAAAAACTCAAAAATATGCCAATGGTAGAATTAGTGATTGCTGACAACAGCACGTATCCTGAAAAAGGTAAAATGAGTATTGTTGACGGACAGTTTGATAAAACTACAGGTGCAATCAGCGTTCGCGCAGTGTTCCCAAATGCAAACGGAGCTTTGAGAACTGGAAATACAGGAAGAGTTCGTATGCCACAGTTATTCGCCAACACACTTGTTATTCCTCAAGAATCAACCTTCGAAATTCAGGATAAAGTCTACGTTTATGTAGTTGGAAAGGATAAAAAAGTAACCTCAAAACCTGTAACGATCTCAGGAAAAACAGACAGTTATTACTTTATTTCTGAAGGACTTGCTACAGGTGATAAAATCGTTTACACTGGAATCGGAGCGTTGAAAGATGGGGTTACCATTCAACCAAAAGCTATTTCTTCTGACAGTCTTTTGAGAGCAAGACCTCTTTAA